In Micromonospora sp. NBC_01813, the following are encoded in one genomic region:
- a CDS encoding cold-shock protein — protein MATGTVKWFNADKGFGFITQDGGEPDVFAHFSAIASSGFRTLEENQRVEFDVEQGQKGLQAANIRVI, from the coding sequence ATGGCAACTGGCACCGTTAAGTGGTTCAACGCTGACAAGGGCTTCGGCTTCATCACCCAGGACGGCGGAGAGCCCGACGTCTTCGCCCACTTCTCCGCGATCGCGTCCAGCGGCTTCCGCACCCTGGAAGAGAACCAGCGGGTCGAGTTCGACGTCGAGCAGGGGCAGAAGGGCCTTCAGGCCGCCAACATCCGGGTAATCTGA
- a CDS encoding class I SAM-dependent methyltransferase, translating into MLQRQLFDDAADAGPAGADQLRLTWVPLAREIRLFLAEDPTLLWARLEAAAGQRLPPPYWASAWAGGQALARYLLDNPHVVAGRRVLDFASGSGLVAIAASMAGAASVTANDIDPYATTAISLNAVVNAVELTSTVDDLLDSTVVDVDLVLAGDALYNPELAQRVLPFLGRLADQGVQVLVGDPGRGHCALDRLEPVASYHRTKLGTAEDSLIDCTQVLTLLPSR; encoded by the coding sequence ATCCTTCAACGTCAGCTTTTCGACGATGCCGCAGATGCGGGCCCAGCCGGAGCGGATCAGCTCCGCCTGACCTGGGTGCCGCTCGCCAGGGAGATCCGGCTGTTCCTCGCCGAGGATCCGACCCTGCTGTGGGCACGCCTCGAAGCAGCAGCGGGCCAGCGCCTTCCACCACCGTACTGGGCCTCGGCCTGGGCGGGCGGTCAGGCGCTGGCCCGCTACCTGCTCGACAATCCGCATGTCGTCGCGGGTCGGCGGGTGCTCGATTTCGCGTCCGGTTCCGGTCTGGTCGCCATCGCGGCGTCCATGGCCGGTGCCGCGTCCGTCACCGCCAACGACATCGATCCGTACGCGACGACGGCGATCTCGCTCAACGCGGTGGTCAACGCCGTCGAGCTCACCAGCACGGTCGACGACCTGCTCGACTCGACTGTCGTGGATGTGGACCTGGTGCTGGCCGGGGACGCGCTCTACAACCCCGAGTTGGCGCAGCGGGTGCTGCCGTTCCTCGGTCGGCTCGCCGACCAGGGCGTGCAGGTGCTGGTGGGCGACCCGGGCCGTGGGCACTGCGCACTCGACCGGCTCGAACCGGTCGCCAGCTACCACCGGACGAAACTCGGCACCGCCGAGGATTCGTTGATCGACTGCACGCAGGTGCTGACGCTGCTGCCCAGCCGCTGA
- a CDS encoding response regulator transcription factor, which produces MPDQARVLIVDDHPVVRRGLRTMLDGEPWVAQVLEAASCAEAVAAVAHQQVTVVAMDIALPDGDGVRATAQILRHRPTIAVLMLTMADDDELVARALQAGARGYLLKDTDPDVVVDALRTVAGGGLVLGPGIRLPAATPPAGRALPAALPPPFDQLTPREQEILRHLAVGEGNAEIARRFGLSAKTVRNQVSAVFAKLGVSDRVQAALLARDAGIAAPADPSPLDR; this is translated from the coding sequence ATGCCGGATCAGGCGCGGGTGCTGATCGTGGACGATCATCCGGTGGTGCGCCGTGGGCTGCGCACGATGCTCGACGGCGAACCGTGGGTGGCGCAGGTGCTGGAAGCGGCGTCCTGCGCCGAAGCGGTCGCGGCGGTCGCCCACCAGCAGGTCACCGTGGTTGCGATGGACATCGCCCTGCCCGACGGCGACGGCGTACGGGCCACCGCGCAGATTCTGCGGCACCGGCCGACCATCGCGGTGTTGATGCTGACCATGGCCGACGACGACGAGTTGGTGGCCCGGGCGCTGCAGGCCGGCGCCCGTGGCTACCTGCTCAAGGACACCGACCCGGACGTGGTGGTCGACGCGCTGCGTACCGTCGCCGGTGGTGGGCTGGTGCTCGGCCCGGGGATTCGGCTGCCGGCCGCGACCCCGCCGGCCGGCCGGGCGCTGCCGGCGGCGTTGCCGCCGCCGTTCGACCAGCTCACCCCGCGCGAGCAGGAGATCCTGCGGCATCTGGCGGTGGGGGAGGGCAACGCGGAGATCGCCCGACGGTTCGGGCTCAGTGCGAAGACGGTACGCAACCAGGTGTCGGCCGTCTTCGCCAAGCTGGGCGTCAGTGACCGGGTGCAGGCGGCGCTGCTGGCCCGCGACGCCGGGATCGCTGCCCCGGCGGACCCGAGCCCCCTCGATCGGTGA
- a CDS encoding GAF domain-containing sensor histidine kinase: MTTVDRSARRWLLAGATTTVALLVLAGQLHQSDGALFGPSALTAVFAAAFTALGGLVLAGVPGHPVGRLMLVAGLLAAAETVALSWSSWLPLAWLAQWLWWPPYTLIFLALLVFPDGRLPGPRWRTVAGVLVGCAVISTVGFAVAAVDDPAGLLLTGELAATGRAQLFVQVALVAIAVELLAVGVVLWSLVGRWRRAVGETRQQLACLLVAGALFLLGLVLDGLNLAGAWVLMVVAVPGGLTLAVLRYRLYQLEQVINRTLVWLVMSLLVVAGFVATVALLRDLLLGGDTSNASLVATGMIAVTFEPVRRRVQRGVNRLLYGDRDDPYGVLTRLGGLLANTVQPHAVPALLTGTIASSLQVPYVAVEVDDAADAVYGQSTGSVERFDMVIHGDRVGQLVVAHRRPGDRFTPVERRLLADVARHASVAVATARLIRELRDSRERLVLAREEERRRLRRDLHDGLGPTFAGMSMQVRAASKLATTGPDRLGSILDGLTEDLRTCTAEVRRLVDQLRPAALDQGLASGLRAECQRFDGPGLRVRLHVDDDLRELPAAVEVAAYRIVAEALSNVARHARADRCDVRVRRDGSSLLVEVVDDGVGAAGPRPGGVGLDSIRQRATELGGSAEIGDGSTGGTVVRVRLPWPDHG; this comes from the coding sequence GTGACAACCGTCGACCGCAGCGCGCGCCGCTGGCTGCTGGCCGGGGCGACCACGACCGTCGCGCTGCTCGTCCTCGCCGGGCAGCTGCACCAGAGCGACGGCGCGCTGTTCGGCCCCAGCGCGCTGACGGCGGTCTTCGCCGCCGCGTTCACCGCCCTCGGCGGGCTGGTGCTGGCCGGTGTCCCCGGCCACCCGGTCGGCCGGCTGATGCTCGTCGCCGGTCTGCTGGCAGCCGCCGAAACGGTCGCGTTGAGCTGGTCGTCGTGGCTGCCGCTGGCCTGGCTGGCGCAGTGGCTCTGGTGGCCGCCGTACACCCTGATCTTCCTGGCCTTGCTGGTCTTCCCGGACGGGCGGCTGCCCGGCCCACGGTGGCGGACCGTCGCCGGGGTGCTCGTCGGCTGCGCGGTGATCTCCACCGTCGGGTTCGCGGTCGCCGCCGTCGACGACCCGGCCGGCCTGCTGCTGACCGGGGAACTGGCCGCCACCGGCCGGGCGCAACTGTTCGTCCAGGTCGCCCTGGTGGCGATCGCCGTCGAGTTGCTGGCCGTCGGCGTCGTCCTGTGGTCGCTGGTTGGTCGGTGGCGCCGGGCGGTCGGCGAGACCCGCCAGCAACTCGCCTGCCTGCTGGTCGCCGGGGCGCTGTTCCTGCTCGGCCTGGTGCTCGACGGGCTGAACCTGGCCGGTGCCTGGGTGCTGATGGTGGTCGCCGTCCCCGGCGGGCTGACCTTGGCGGTGCTGCGGTACCGGCTCTACCAGCTGGAACAGGTGATCAACCGGACGCTGGTCTGGCTGGTGATGAGCCTGCTGGTGGTCGCCGGGTTCGTGGCCACCGTCGCGCTGCTGCGTGACCTGCTGCTCGGCGGCGACACCTCGAACGCGTCGCTGGTCGCCACCGGGATGATCGCGGTCACCTTCGAGCCGGTGCGCCGCCGGGTGCAGCGCGGCGTCAACCGGCTGCTGTACGGCGACCGCGACGACCCGTACGGGGTGCTGACCCGCCTCGGCGGGCTGCTGGCCAACACGGTGCAGCCGCACGCCGTACCGGCGTTGTTGACCGGCACCATCGCCTCGTCGCTGCAGGTGCCGTACGTCGCCGTGGAGGTCGACGACGCGGCTGACGCGGTGTACGGCCAGTCGACCGGGTCGGTCGAACGCTTCGACATGGTGATCCACGGCGACCGGGTCGGCCAGCTGGTGGTGGCGCACCGCCGCCCGGGGGACCGGTTCACCCCGGTGGAACGCCGGCTGCTCGCCGACGTCGCCCGGCACGCCTCGGTGGCGGTGGCGACCGCCCGGCTGATTCGCGAGCTGCGGGACTCCCGCGAGCGGCTGGTGCTGGCCCGGGAGGAGGAACGCCGCCGGCTCCGCCGGGATCTGCACGACGGTCTCGGTCCGACCTTCGCCGGCATGTCGATGCAGGTACGGGCGGCCAGCAAACTCGCCACCACCGGCCCAGACCGGCTCGGGTCGATCCTCGACGGGCTCACCGAAGATCTGCGTACCTGCACCGCCGAGGTCCGCCGACTGGTCGACCAGCTTCGTCCGGCCGCCCTCGACCAGGGACTGGCGTCGGGGCTGCGGGCCGAATGCCAGCGCTTCGACGGGCCAGGGCTGCGGGTACGGCTGCACGTCGACGACGATCTGCGGGAGCTGCCGGCGGCGGTGGAGGTGGCCGCGTACCGGATCGTCGCGGAGGCGTTGTCGAACGTGGCCCGGCACGCCCGGGCGGACCGGTGCGATGTGCGGGTCCGCCGCGACGGCTCCTCGCTGCTGGTGGAGGTGGTCGACGACGGCGTCGGCGCGGCCGGCCCCCGCCCCGGTGGGGTCGGGCTGGACTCGATCCGGCAACGCGCCACCGAACTCGGTGGCAGCGCGGAGATCGGCGACGGATCGACCGGCGGGACGGTGGTGCGCGTCCGGCTGCCCTGGCCGGATCATGGGTAG
- a CDS encoding Uma2 family endonuclease, which produces MSAEAVGRHMPSVITLDDLTAMMAEDEHHRYEISPEGVLSVMPPAGYLHAIIATRLTGWLLAAGIPADRIAQTVGLRIPGEAGAVGGRIPDLVVWSKAQTDGVWLSVADVLLVVEIISPGSEATDTVAKPIEYAGAGIPQYWTVGQDPAQTVTMYRHEGDRYQPRASMPLAWVLNTAPAEYDLC; this is translated from the coding sequence ATGAGCGCAGAAGCCGTCGGCCGGCACATGCCCTCGGTAATCACGCTCGACGACCTCACCGCGATGATGGCCGAGGACGAACACCACCGGTACGAGATCAGCCCTGAGGGAGTGCTGTCGGTCATGCCACCGGCCGGGTACCTGCACGCGATCATCGCCACTCGGCTCACCGGCTGGCTGCTCGCCGCCGGCATTCCCGCCGACCGCATCGCCCAGACCGTCGGACTACGCATCCCCGGAGAAGCCGGCGCCGTCGGTGGCCGCATCCCCGACCTGGTCGTCTGGAGCAAGGCGCAGACCGACGGCGTTTGGTTGTCGGTCGCCGACGTTCTACTAGTGGTCGAGATCATTTCACCCGGCTCCGAGGCCACCGACACCGTGGCGAAACCGATCGAGTACGCCGGTGCCGGCATCCCCCAGTACTGGACCGTGGGCCAGGATCCGGCACAGACCGTCACGATGTACCGGCATGAGGGCGACCGCTACCAGCCCCGGGCGTCCATGCCGCTCGCCTGGGTGCTCAACACCGCCCCAGCCGAGTACGACCTCTGCTGA
- a CDS encoding serine hydrolase domain-containing protein: protein MATSATLVATIAVVPASAAAQPGPSAGPSASGSSPAGPSAGGLDRTELRAALAAVPEAGVPGVLAGVRDGRHEWIDAAGQAILTKPRPMQPQMRHRIGSITKTFVSTTLLQLVDEDRIGLDDPIGQWLPETVPGEVGAQVTVRMLLNHTSGIGNYTNAMIVSYAAIDQMQVTTYAPTELVAIGLAMPPTNAPGAGFSYSNTNYVLAGLLIEEVTGNDAAAEVQRRILRPLKLTGTSFPGTDPTIRGPHGGAYFAPFGARDLSEFNMSWAWMAGEMVSTTADLNTFFRALLDGDLLSAATLDEMLTTVPFLPELPEAGGYGLGIYSMPTPCGEFWGHDGAVLGNLTYSLHSRDGNRQVSTGINLSHYQLGLPDAHPIDIAWQTFLRTAMCPSSDVASRSTEAVPQQPNVLQLPSVTRMPGNDAVVAVP from the coding sequence GTGGCCACCAGCGCGACGCTGGTGGCCACGATCGCAGTCGTACCCGCATCCGCCGCAGCGCAGCCCGGACCGTCCGCCGGGCCATCTGCCAGCGGATCCTCGCCAGCCGGTCCGTCCGCCGGCGGGCTCGACCGGACCGAGTTGCGCGCCGCGCTCGCCGCCGTGCCGGAAGCCGGCGTCCCGGGCGTGCTGGCCGGCGTGCGCGACGGCCGACACGAGTGGATCGACGCCGCCGGCCAGGCCATCCTGACCAAACCTCGACCAATGCAGCCGCAGATGCGTCACCGCATCGGCAGCATCACCAAGACGTTCGTCTCGACCACCCTGCTGCAACTCGTCGACGAGGATCGGATCGGCCTCGACGACCCGATCGGGCAGTGGCTGCCCGAAACGGTGCCGGGTGAAGTCGGTGCCCAGGTGACCGTGCGGATGCTGCTCAACCACACCAGCGGCATCGGCAACTACACCAACGCCATGATCGTCTCGTACGCGGCGATCGACCAGATGCAGGTCACCACGTACGCCCCGACGGAGCTGGTCGCGATCGGCCTGGCCATGCCGCCGACCAACGCCCCGGGTGCCGGGTTCAGCTACTCCAACACCAACTACGTCCTGGCCGGACTGTTGATCGAGGAGGTCACCGGCAACGACGCGGCAGCCGAGGTGCAGCGGCGCATTCTGCGGCCGTTGAAGCTCACCGGCACGTCGTTCCCCGGCACCGATCCGACGATCCGTGGCCCGCACGGCGGCGCCTACTTCGCCCCGTTCGGTGCCCGTGACCTCAGCGAGTTCAACATGAGCTGGGCGTGGATGGCCGGCGAGATGGTCTCCACCACAGCGGACCTGAACACGTTCTTCCGGGCGCTGCTCGACGGTGACCTGCTCAGCGCGGCCACCCTCGACGAGATGCTCACCACGGTGCCGTTCCTGCCGGAGCTGCCCGAGGCCGGCGGCTACGGTCTCGGCATCTACTCGATGCCGACCCCGTGCGGCGAGTTCTGGGGTCACGACGGCGCGGTCCTCGGCAACCTGACCTACTCGCTGCACAGCCGCGACGGCAACCGTCAGGTGTCGACCGGGATCAACCTCAGTCACTACCAGCTCGGCCTGCCGGACGCGCACCCGATCGACATCGCCTGGCAGACGTTCCTGCGCACAGCGATGTGCCCGAGCAGCGACGTGGCCAGCCGATCGACCGAGGCAGTGCCGCAGCAGCCCAACGTGCTCCAACTGCCCAGCGTGACCCGGATGCCGGGCAACGACGCGGTGGTGGCGGTGCCATAG
- a CDS encoding LPXTG cell wall anchor domain-containing protein: MRLNPAVWARIGVGALIAGVSLVATAGTAAAQEPKPDLSVSFDRYPAVEVDNSGVFLGVYVNNYGEATATDVTVVLDATGVDDSVELADGFHPGCQIAGRVVTCEYGVLGAGFSDYFHSVLLTSRAGAPPGDAGTMSVTISSAEEDANPGDNTETVPVTVLTSGPDLVALVDDINTAADPVGPGDTAPLYAAVLNEGDSTADSYTIALDLPAGVGFVDQYDDCDYTSYWPNDPMLDGYAYSPSRVSCALTIPLAPGDTLLLIDEQGESLFDLFFGNNLAGPQETSGSFETRLGAGDPSQARASTAGGKSINEALVKAQAAASRAEVSSLDEIDTNDNVAWFAVHTKPNTLDIEVTAEPVTGEPGDTVDLTYTVVNNGPSDGGGPGVTITAPAGTVLLPADWCYTEGEPGTQLPESPVLRCNFESIFPATASGAGRITHTVQLKIKSTPGDDGTITAGSGGPSTESDPSNNTVPIVFTGAGGGEDGEGGGGGGELPITGASTGTTVAVGGAAMLLGLLLFAAARRRATVTVSSED; the protein is encoded by the coding sequence ATGAGACTGAACCCAGCCGTCTGGGCTCGGATAGGTGTCGGCGCGCTCATCGCCGGCGTGTCCCTTGTCGCCACCGCCGGAACGGCAGCCGCGCAGGAGCCGAAGCCGGACCTGTCCGTCTCGTTCGACCGGTACCCCGCCGTCGAGGTGGACAACTCCGGCGTGTTTCTTGGCGTGTACGTCAACAACTACGGCGAGGCCACGGCGACCGACGTGACCGTCGTGCTGGATGCCACCGGTGTCGACGACTCGGTGGAGCTCGCAGACGGCTTCCACCCCGGCTGTCAGATCGCCGGCCGGGTGGTGACCTGCGAGTACGGTGTCCTCGGCGCTGGCTTCTCCGACTACTTCCATTCGGTGCTGCTGACCAGCCGGGCCGGTGCGCCTCCCGGGGACGCCGGCACCATGAGCGTGACCATCAGCTCCGCCGAGGAGGACGCCAACCCGGGCGACAACACCGAGACAGTCCCGGTGACCGTGCTGACCTCCGGTCCCGACCTGGTGGCTCTGGTCGACGACATCAACACCGCGGCGGACCCGGTCGGGCCGGGCGACACCGCCCCGCTCTACGCCGCGGTACTCAACGAGGGCGACTCCACCGCCGACAGCTACACGATCGCCCTTGACCTGCCGGCCGGTGTCGGCTTCGTCGACCAGTACGACGACTGCGACTACACGTCCTACTGGCCGAACGATCCGATGTTGGACGGGTACGCGTACAGCCCGAGCCGGGTCAGTTGCGCGCTGACCATCCCGCTGGCGCCGGGCGACACCCTGCTCCTCATCGACGAGCAGGGCGAATCGCTGTTCGACCTGTTCTTCGGCAACAACCTGGCCGGCCCGCAGGAGACCAGCGGATCGTTCGAGACCCGGCTGGGCGCTGGCGACCCGTCGCAGGCAAGGGCATCGACGGCCGGTGGGAAGTCGATCAACGAGGCGTTGGTGAAGGCCCAGGCGGCGGCAAGCCGCGCGGAGGTGTCGAGCCTCGACGAGATCGACACCAACGACAACGTCGCGTGGTTCGCCGTACACACCAAGCCGAACACGCTCGACATCGAAGTGACGGCCGAGCCGGTGACCGGCGAGCCGGGCGACACCGTCGACCTGACGTACACCGTAGTGAACAACGGTCCGTCCGACGGTGGCGGCCCAGGGGTGACGATCACCGCTCCGGCGGGCACCGTCCTGCTGCCGGCCGACTGGTGCTACACCGAGGGTGAGCCGGGTACGCAGCTGCCCGAGTCGCCCGTGTTGCGGTGCAACTTCGAGAGCATCTTCCCGGCCACCGCCTCCGGTGCCGGGCGGATCACCCACACTGTGCAGCTGAAGATCAAGTCGACCCCGGGCGACGACGGCACGATCACCGCCGGCAGCGGCGGACCCTCCACCGAGTCGGACCCGTCGAACAACACGGTGCCGATCGTCTTCACCGGCGCTGGCGGCGGCGAGGACGGCGAAGGTGGTGGTGGGGGCGGCGAGCTGCCGATCACCGGTGCCTCGACCGGCACGACCGTTGCCGTCGGTGGCGCAGCGATGCTGCTCGGCCTGCTGCTATTCGCCGCTGCACGACGGCGCGCGACAGTGACCGTCTCCTCCGAGGACTGA
- a CDS encoding FMN reductase, producing MTSRRRLAVVTAGVSQPSTSRLLADQLAAAVRDELAGLGGELDTTMIEVREHAHEIVDHTLTGFPAPPLRTALDAVAAADGLIAVSPVFNASYSGLFKAFFDVLPEDTLRDKPVLIGATGGTGRHSLTLEHAFRPMFAYLRAVVGPTTVFASPEDWAGADGDGDSGALRGRIGRAGRELATEINRREPAQAADPFALTVDFEQLRSNSKPR from the coding sequence ATGACCAGTCGACGTCGCCTGGCGGTGGTCACCGCCGGGGTGAGTCAGCCGTCGACCAGCCGGCTGCTCGCCGACCAGCTCGCCGCGGCCGTCCGCGACGAGCTGGCCGGCCTCGGCGGCGAGCTGGACACGACGATGATCGAGGTACGCGAACACGCGCACGAGATCGTCGACCACACGTTGACCGGCTTCCCCGCCCCGCCGCTGCGGACGGCGTTGGACGCCGTGGCGGCAGCGGACGGGCTGATCGCGGTCAGTCCGGTCTTCAACGCCTCGTACAGCGGCCTGTTCAAGGCGTTCTTCGACGTACTGCCGGAGGACACCTTGCGCGACAAGCCGGTGCTGATCGGCGCCACCGGCGGCACCGGCCGGCATTCGCTCACGTTGGAGCATGCCTTCCGGCCGATGTTCGCCTACCTGCGGGCGGTCGTCGGGCCGACGACCGTCTTCGCCAGCCCGGAGGACTGGGCCGGCGCGGACGGCGATGGAGACAGTGGGGCGCTGCGCGGGCGGATCGGCCGGGCCGGCCGGGAGCTGGCGACCGAGATCAACCGTCGTGAGCCGGCTCAGGCGGCAGATCCGTTCGCGTTGACTGTGGACTTCGAGCAACTGCGCTCGAACTCGAAGCCGAGGTGA
- a CDS encoding LLM class flavin-dependent oxidoreductase, producing MQFGVFTVGDVTVDPTNGREPTERERIKAMVAIALKAEEVGLDVFASGEHHNPPFVPSSPTTMLGYIAAKTSRLLLSTATTLITTNDPVKIAEDYAMLQHLADGRVDLMMGRGNTGPVYPWFGQDIRNGIPLTIENYDLLRRLWREDVVNWQGKFRTPLQGFTSTPRPLDGVPPFVWHGSIRSPEVAEQAAYYGDGYFANHIFWPKEHTQRMVGLYRERFAHYGHGTADQAIVGLGGQVFMRRNSQDAVREFRPYFDNAPVYGHGPSLEDFTSQTPLTVGSPQQVIDRTLTFREYVGDYQRQLFLVDHAGLPLKTVLEQLDMLGEEVVPVLRREFAIGRPAHVPDAPTHASLVEAERSAETPADAAAAAPTPASAAAAASAAV from the coding sequence ATGCAGTTCGGCGTCTTCACCGTCGGTGACGTGACTGTCGACCCGACCAACGGCCGGGAGCCGACCGAGCGCGAGCGGATCAAGGCCATGGTCGCCATCGCGCTCAAGGCCGAAGAGGTCGGCCTGGACGTCTTCGCCAGCGGCGAGCACCACAACCCGCCGTTCGTGCCCTCCTCGCCGACCACGATGCTGGGCTACATCGCGGCCAAGACCAGCCGGCTGCTGCTCTCCACCGCCACCACGCTGATCACCACCAACGACCCGGTGAAGATCGCCGAGGACTATGCGATGCTGCAGCACCTGGCCGACGGCCGGGTCGACCTGATGATGGGGCGCGGCAACACCGGCCCGGTCTATCCGTGGTTCGGCCAGGACATCCGCAACGGCATCCCGCTGACCATCGAAAACTACGACCTGCTGCGCCGGCTGTGGCGTGAGGACGTCGTCAACTGGCAGGGCAAGTTCCGTACCCCGCTGCAAGGCTTCACCTCGACGCCCCGCCCGCTCGACGGCGTACCGCCGTTCGTCTGGCACGGGTCGATCCGCAGCCCGGAGGTCGCCGAGCAGGCCGCCTACTACGGCGACGGCTACTTCGCCAACCACATCTTCTGGCCCAAGGAGCACACCCAGCGGATGGTCGGCCTGTACCGCGAACGGTTCGCCCACTACGGCCACGGCACCGCCGACCAGGCGATCGTCGGCCTCGGCGGGCAGGTGTTCATGCGCCGCAACTCGCAGGACGCGGTCCGTGAGTTCCGGCCGTACTTCGACAACGCCCCGGTGTACGGGCACGGTCCGTCGTTGGAGGACTTCACCTCGCAGACCCCACTCACCGTGGGCAGCCCGCAGCAGGTCATCGACCGTACGCTGACCTTCCGCGAGTACGTCGGCGACTACCAGCGGCAGCTGTTCCTGGTCGACCACGCCGGGCTTCCGTTGAAGACGGTGCTGGAGCAGCTCGACATGCTCGGCGAGGAGGTCGTGCCGGTGCTGCGTCGCGAGTTCGCCATCGGCCGTCCGGCGCACGTCCCGGACGCACCCACCCACGCCTCGCTGGTCGAAGCCGAGCGGTCGGCCGAAACCCCGGCCGACGCCGCTGCCGCCGCCCCGACTCCGGCTTCGGCTGCGGCTGCGGCTTCGGCTGCGGTGTGA
- a CDS encoding condensation domain-containing protein has protein sequence MGSDQPAGAWRTVRFAAETPARSTPITWGQRALWMAIRRHGAGQVMFTLKRWVAVPRRVQSDPERVFAAIAALIVRHASLRTRLELTDDKPAQLVADAGEVPVLLVPDESGDPAGTARLVADRLAVEPFAHAQDWPQRFAVVTRDGVPQQVVVVFSHTTVDFRAAELVLRDLRLLLARGGIDAPAGLQSADVAELEQRERHRRRSARAAAYWVEATRRLSRDTRLPMRDPLTPRWRRGLLVSAAADTAVRLLAGRHAATSSTVLLAAAAATVGEWSGNDVVGMHTMVNNRVLDGYPVAVAKLNQLALVPVDLAGAGAGAEPMAQLLPRVWQAAMDGYRHAYYDPQELSDAFSAVGLPYATGVNPHCYLNDIRLSTDSDLFGRDVDEGAVRAAMAGSSFVLAERFERFTWRMRIEIVDQPAGLGLALTADTTYFSLGAIEAFLRALEARLVDAAFEG, from the coding sequence GTGGGGAGTGATCAGCCGGCCGGAGCGTGGCGTACGGTGCGGTTCGCCGCTGAGACGCCGGCGCGGTCCACGCCGATCACCTGGGGTCAGCGGGCACTGTGGATGGCGATCCGCCGGCACGGGGCCGGTCAGGTGATGTTCACCCTCAAACGGTGGGTCGCCGTACCGCGTCGGGTGCAGTCCGATCCGGAGCGGGTGTTCGCCGCGATCGCCGCGCTGATAGTCCGGCACGCCTCGCTGCGTACCCGGTTGGAGTTGACCGACGACAAGCCTGCGCAGCTGGTCGCGGACGCCGGGGAAGTGCCGGTGCTGCTGGTGCCGGACGAGTCCGGCGACCCGGCCGGGACCGCCCGGCTGGTCGCCGACCGGTTGGCGGTCGAGCCGTTCGCGCACGCGCAGGACTGGCCGCAGCGGTTCGCGGTGGTGACCCGCGACGGCGTACCGCAGCAGGTAGTGGTGGTCTTCAGCCACACCACGGTCGACTTCCGGGCCGCCGAGCTGGTGTTGCGGGATCTGCGGTTGCTGCTGGCCAGGGGCGGTATCGACGCGCCGGCGGGGTTGCAGTCGGCCGACGTCGCCGAGTTGGAGCAGCGGGAGCGGCACCGGCGTCGGTCGGCGCGGGCGGCGGCGTACTGGGTCGAGGCCACCCGCCGGCTGTCCCGCGACACCCGGCTGCCGATGCGCGACCCGCTCACCCCCCGGTGGCGGCGTGGCCTGCTGGTCTCGGCGGCGGCGGACACGGCGGTACGGCTGCTCGCCGGGCGGCATGCGGCGACGAGTTCCACCGTGCTGCTGGCGGCGGCTGCGGCGACGGTCGGCGAATGGTCCGGCAACGACGTGGTCGGGATGCACACCATGGTCAACAACCGGGTGTTGGACGGCTATCCGGTGGCGGTCGCCAAGCTGAACCAGCTGGCTCTGGTGCCGGTGGACTTGGCCGGGGCCGGTGCCGGGGCCGAGCCGATGGCGCAGCTGCTGCCCCGGGTCTGGCAGGCGGCGATGGACGGCTACCGGCACGCCTACTACGACCCGCAGGAGCTGAGCGACGCCTTCAGCGCGGTCGGCCTGCCGTACGCGACCGGGGTGAACCCGCACTGCTACCTCAACGACATTCGGCTGTCGACCGATAGTGACCTGTTTGGCCGTGATGTCGACGAAGGGGCGGTCCGGGCGGCAATGGCCGGGTCGAGTTTCGTCCTCGCTGAGCGGTTTGAGCGGTTCACCTGGCGGATGCGGATCGAGATCGTCGACCAGCCGGCGGGGCTCGGTCTGGCCCTCACCGCCGACACCACCTACTTCTCCCTGGGAGCGATCGAAGCGTTCCTGCGGGCGTTGGAGGCCCGACTGGTCGACGCCGCCTTCGAGGGGTAG